The region atatatttgtaatatcctgaagatttttccacattttaacattggtacagatccatttaagcaaatgacgatataagttttgaaaaatatttccgcttgagtgagcaccacttacttatgaaaagttagtgaaaaatgatttgcgcagaactttgaaatagtgatgcgaataaaagtaggccttaatcatgaaaaacacgtggaatttaactagtaaaattgatttgatgatatcttttacctttttaaacttgtttccttgcccaaaacacttcgaagagtgcattgcgccccaccccactcccccacacgccgaggccatcgtgacgatatttgctttacactgaactgtgatttacatgaaatggcttaggcttcattttcaattttttaatcattgtcaagcttgggaaaagtgtggagaaacaagcattaaatgaaaaatgaaatttaaacccactttaaatgatacaaacttaataataaaaaatgctggagatgtctgatataaacttttgtccagattcagttatgtcctcagatccagctggcacaaaaaatgtaaacttgaaggatgtgcttactaagtgttgaaatttcaatttgggttgcaaaattgttacaaattgcttgaatgtatccgttttatttcaactgactaaaagtgcaagggaaatgtatgagaaatgtgtcacagggtaagtttgatttcgccctttcccctttacacagcgtgaaaacgagcatttctgcgcaaacagatttctgcgagctttacaaaaatggacagtgctcactcaagtgtaacattctgtcaaaacttttacttcagttagatagatgagacccaaaaccaacataatatgtgaaaaaattacccacatcttgtatatattttaattcccagggctttttcaaagtgtaaacttttttttgatacgcactgtagtattaatgtcagttttaagattaaaaaaaaaaacattaagtattttaaaatttaatagcagtacctggaaaGTGGAAACCAATCTTTCATCATCGATTATGTATGAGTTGAAAGGCAATCGGAATGTTTGTAAATTgcttttgaaatcatttttcattcGAATTAAATatcctgagtataatcatcctttcatcaaatcttggatgttctAAATCTTACGATCTTActtgctgacaaatgtggctgtatCTAATTTTGTTGCATTGTCCGCGCTGCTTGTGTACAAATGAAGATacattcaaatcgtgattatggctgaccaaaatactatgatGGCATAATTTATTGATCGTGCCACATTCCTTCCACAgcccctttgctttgtgatattgcaaagaagtgccactgcaggttcatggattcatagagctacaCCATGTAACACAGATATCTGATTCTGAAtacaaacttgtttttttttatgtgagcccatgccatcactgaagaagtaGAGGTTGGTGAAAGTCAGATAGTTTGAagcaatacatgtatcatcaatgatctcatgaattcacaagttgaagttttatcatgctccaaactgtcagtgcaaacacctaagataatcaattgtattgttcaaacacaaatgatgcagattgtgatctaagtatgttgccagatctagctgcatctttcctaatattatgtggcataccgttaattctcagaaaaatataccagaacaagagctgaactttcatcattcactAACTTCTAAAAATGgcttgaatgacatgcagattctaggaGTTATTACATCCAGCTATCCTCAAGCAATTGAGACTGACCTCAGTCTGTGACACTtagcctaatattttgtttttgtgaatgctgCCTTTTGTCATatataaggcgtcatgtccgttacgcaaattgtcatgtccgttacaccatttttatgaaaatgagaagtggtaagggaaaatgattgctacgcatggtagggggtttaattctaacatagaatctgaatctgcagtacctttagacaaatttcctgtaagctatgaaaactttaagtgaaaaacgtaacggacatgacactgataatggtaaagaaatcacacaaatctgaagacagatttctctaaaattgatgaatggcataaaatttaacgatgattttctgttgatttaaacattaatcaactattcaaaagttaaaagagacctctgggaccttgtttgTTTTTAGTAGAGACATTaaagatgaattgtttaaaaatagccacattttttacattttgcaatttactattctatttttttgatggaaaaaaatacaaaattttatcaatattgtgaTTATTCTATTGGAAATTGGTACTTTATggattactttttaagaaaatttgactgcttaaGTGAAATcttaaacttcattttttctctaaagtgaacattttccatggaattgcccatttacaaTTGTTTTTaggtacaatttttttcaattaaattggGGATGTGTGAGATGTCTTTTTTGTACTCACAAAATGCAGTTTTATTGAGAAACCAGTAAGttgatttcctttatttttaattttcataattgCAGATGGGCAAACTACAACGTACTGAGCGATGTCCACCCAGACAACGTTAGGGAGGCAGAACTCAAAAGGATAGTGTCCAGTCAGCTAAGGAGAGACTTGTGGCCATCTTCATCCCCCTTCTGTTTGCAAGCGGGTGACGTCTGCCATGTCCTTGATGTGGATAGGACAAGGGGAGAGACGGTCACTGTGGTGATGAACGACCCATTCAAAGGAATGGTACGTATTGTTACAATTAGTTTGAATAACTATACGCTAAGATCATAAACCCAACAACTCCTTTGCATGGAAAAAGGTGCTTCTACTTCAGTGCCCCATCATTTGGAATTCCCTCCCAGAGTCCCAGCACTCTCTGATCACAAAACAATCCTACATATCCTgatcttttcaaattcaaacttCAAACATTTCTCTTCAATGAAACATTCAATTAGACAATTCTATATACTCATGCTAAATGAAACTGATTAGGCCTAATGTTGTGTAAAGATCATTACCTTTTCTCAAGCCCATGGAAATCAAGGCAGCAACAAGTAGTGACTTGTTGAATTTTTGAAATGAAGTATTTATGCTTGAAactttaaaggaaaagtccatcccaacaaaaaagatgacttgaataaaagaaaaaaatccaacaaacttaacactgaaaatttcatcaaaattggatgtaaaaaaagaaagttacgacattctAGAGTTTTgcttaaattcacaaaacagttatgcacatcctgttgggtatgcaaatgaggagtctgatgacgtcatccactcactatttattttgtattttatcatatgaaatagggaatatcctatttttctcctccttgtcaagtgaaacgacgatataattcctccctgaacgtgtggaattagtattgtttaatactatatgattcagtcaagttggtccttattgttacatctgtaaaaaatgaagtattgtataattcaaacaataaaaaacaaaagaaatactgagtgagggacatcatcaactgtctcatttgagttgtgcatatcactgttttgtgaaaacaagcaaaattttaaattgtcataactttcttattttacatccgattttgatgaaattttcaacattttgcttgtttgatttttgtctatttattcaaatcaacatctttgtggggtggacttgacctttaagttgcATTAACAAATTAtcatcactttttaattcatctctctctctctctaaattCTTTATTCACATAGCTTACAACGGCAGAGCATACAGGAAGACAATACCGGTATGAACACCTTGCAGGAGTGTTAAGTTGTAAAAGGGTAAGGACGGCTCTCCCTTTATCACTCTTGTGTGAAATTGATGTCAAATTTGGTATTTTCTAATCTTAACTAATCTCTTTAAAATGTGTATTTAGAATTTTTACATTGAAATTTGATAACCTAAAAAAATGTCCTTCCAGaatgagtacatgtatgttcaaatcAGCGAATGTTCACGATTCTCTTTACATTatgtattttgatttctttttgtatCCATTGTTTCTAATGTgtgttattatttatatttccatGCATCTTTATAGGCAAGGACAGACCAGACACAGGAAGATCGAACGACAAAGCGAGCCAAAGCGGTGAGGAAAGAAGCTCCCCCACCCGGAAAGAAAGTGCAACAGTCATCTGCTGAGAAAACAGCTAGTCAAGTAAGAAAGGTCAGTTTCGTCAtgtcattaaaatacatgtacaagtttgTTATTAACACTTATTTCAAAGTTAAACAAAAATCTATGCTAATACATAAAgtcatgattattttatatgtgTACAATATATCTCCAATACAACAATGTAAGTTTCAATTAACATCTCTCTGCATTAAATCTGTTTACTGTATGgacaaaattttgaatatattacTATATAACTAGAAATTATACCCTCGTTTCATGCAATAAGAATTTATTCAATATGATTAAACTTAATACCGTGCAGAATCCAATACAATTTAAACCAttgaaccaactcgcatatttaatgagctgtgacctttgacctgcgaaTAAGAACTTAGCCTGTGTTTTGATGTCATCTACCCACACaccaaatattttaaaaatcaattatatatttttttagaattattgTGGGGAAaccaagaggggggggggagacgtCCAGAGGTTCGGACGGACAGGGGcaacgcttaatgccccctccagACTTTGTTTGCGGGggcataaaaatatattaaattgaGATATGACACAATCAGCTTATTCGTTTCATTTAGGTATTCATTTCTGCATGAGAATGGAAAATATCTCCTTTATGAAGCTAATGCTCTAACATCCAATAATGAAAATGTGGTGTTTGAAAATTTACAGTAGTatcacaatgttttttttttcacaggcaAGTGCACCACATGCAACCATCCAACGGCAAACAGCGATCAGCCAGCGTGCACCACAGGCCAGGCCACAAAAACAGCAGAAGATAGCAGTTGTAAAAAAGGTGAgatagcaccccccccccccgaaaaatggGGTAGCAAATAAGAATGAAagtaatcgctagagggtattcatttgtctcgcaatctactatggtcaacaaggaaatttgtgatcactctcgcaaaaagtgttcactggctttctaggaaattcgtgatcactctcacaaaaagtgttcactagcttacaagttcacgagctttcgagtgccgctgcaactctttatcaagtgacacggattgtccgatatcgtactctatttatactaacctccaagaccgtacgcacaaacgcgagaacaataggtgggcactgatccgttgtgtgattggtcaggagttatgcaaataagccgggggtatatgcaaatacgccgtgggtcggcaatatgcaaatgagaccaaaattggcgggctcgctagtttcccgtgggcgggggttgactggctgagcggtccctcgatcggggccgggaacgatcgggtcggcgtgcactgccaggtaagggggtattgtgctgtcggatggttcgcatccagaaatcggggatgtcgatcccgctgtctctgttgaaattgttaggacaaagacgtatactaatagcctccttaatcctgcgtgtataccaatgtctttctttggcaatgcaaagtcttttaaaatttcatttttgcttaGGTAATCGAAGGATGCAAATTGTGATCTTGAACGTTGTTTTCAAGTTTACTGAATACAATATCTGAaggggatggtccaggctgaggataattatatctcaataaatagagtaaaattcacagagcaaaatgctgaaatttttttttcaaaatcggataacagatattgaagttattgaattttagaaaaTTGCATTGTTCAAGTCATATTCCTACTTGTACTTTTgtatttatcatatgaaattcaatttatttcattttttcctacCAAGAACTAAATCAATTTgactgacaactgattaagtgcttTGGTTATTATTGCCACAACctttttcatcataatggatggttttgatgaaatttttagcattttgctttgtgaattttactcctTTTATTTAGTTATAAATACTCCAGACCATCCCTTCAAGAGATATATCCTTTTGATTCTTTTTGATTGTTTACAAAACCTTAAAATTGGGAATTCATCTTCTGCTGTACAGTCTACCACTTATCCTTATTTGCTTTCATAATTATCTTCCTCGTTTGGATCTAAGTGTGTATATATGTAACAAGGAAGACAGGACTATACATGGATTAAGCAGATGAATAGCTGGTATAAATGCCTTAAATGGAATATGGAATGGATTAAATgggataaaaaaattatcacattaCTGCAagactcaccccccccccaataatgcataaaaaaaattaataataaaaaaataaagttaaattttgggcattttgttttctttttctggtCGTCATTACTTTGATTGGGGTCTTTTAAATGACAGatgctatttattcatatgcTAATGGCCTAAATTTAGTTGATTCTGTCCTAAATGTCATTTACAGATTTTTCTATGTTTATGCAGAGTCAATTCATCCCTTAAAAAAACTTGCTGGGGTTCATCTTACCTTAATTAGTAACAGATTATGTATAAAATGACTATTCATTCAtacctcttttttctttcttcatagaAGGCTACAATGCTGGCAACATGAACATTTCCGAGTCATACCCAGCAGCCCCCCGTCTGTCTTCCGTAAAACGTTCAAGATATCAATGACTATTTGCAACAAGCACAACAGCAGATCACACACCTACAGGAGAAGTGTCTCAATGGTACCAGGCCAGCACCTCCAGCTCTCCCCACTCAACCGCCAGCACCTCAAGCTCGTCCCACTCAACCACCAGCACCTCCATCTCGCCGCACTCAACCGCCAGCACCTCCATCTCGCCGCACTCAACCGCCAGCACCTCCAGCTCGCCCCACTCAACCGCCAGCACCTCCAACTTGCCCCACTCCAACACCGGCAGCTCGCACCACTCAACCTCCAACACCTCCAGCTCGTACCATTGCACCATCACCACCTGCTCAACCAGCTCCTACCGCTCCACCTTCACCACCAGCATCATCGACTCAACCGGTGCCACCACTGCACACCCCGCTACCACCACTGCACATCCctctaccaccatcaccaccagcaGCTACTCCAGCCATTTCAAGAAGGCCACTATCCCCACCAAATGCTGGATCATCGCGACCACTTCACGCCTCTCCACCCCTAACACCAGCAGCAGCTCTACCAGTCAACGCGAGGAGGCCACCACCCCCACCAAACGCTGGATCATCGCGACCACTTCACGCCTCTCCACCCCTACCACCAGCAGCAGCTCTACCAGTCAACGCGAGGAGGCCACCACCCCCATCACCGGCAGCAGCTCCGCCAGTCAACGCGAGGAGGCCGCCACCCCCACCACCGGCAGCAGCTCCACCAGTCAACGCTAGAAGGCTGCCACCCCCACCAACCACTCCAAGCACAGAGGCTCGGATGGAGGCCTTGGAGAGGAGACTGCATGTAGCAGCGGAGGAGCTAGCAGAACTGAGAAGATGGAAAGCACAGGAAATCGCAAGAAAGTCTCGCTCAAAGACTCTGCCGGCAACGTCCAGAGAGCAGATACAGGGACGCCTGGAGTACGTCTCTGTGGCAGGAGAACGAGTACTTTCGATTAAGGAGTGTGTACTCCAAGAAGTACTTCCATTTGTTCCCTGCCACAGAGATGTTGCCAGGCGACTCTGTAATCTCATCTTCCTGGAGGAGAGGATTGGAAGGAATGTAAGTGGCAGGAAGAATCCTCCAATGGATCGTGAGAGGATGGGCGCTGTGAAGAGGGCAGTATTCTCCCTCTGCCCGACAGGGGGTGAGTCTGCGGACGCAGTTTGGAAGAGATGTGTCACTGTAATCGATTCCCaaaacagaaatttgaaaagaatacaagtctaaaaaaagagaaaaaaatccacaCCTTTGCAATTTTTGGGCCTTTATCAACTAAAGTtttcgggttttttttcatttcttttggtTAAATTTACTattatatattcaaatcagCGTCCATCCTCTCTCATATCTTCCTGCCACTAGCATGCTCTCAATAAGTCATAaatagtgtaatattttactatgatacctaaattttatgaacatgATGAGTTTAAACCAAAAGTGAGGTCAGATgtagttttttggggggaggggaaacaatgaaattttcaattttcaataattatactaattaaataaataagtacaaaCACTACCTTATACAATTGTTGGCAAAGCATAAGAAGATTAAAAGTATTGCAGGTCAATTGAATATTGTATCATTGATGATTCCAAATAATACcttcattttcatgatccataataagGGCATCCCTACTTTTTGCGAACTTATTTTAGGCAGTGTCCCATACGACATATgaaaatgcaaaagtttttcctacaattttatttttgatgatgcaatttcacaatatcagtttctctttctttgacccatgggtgatcaATCTACCCCATGAAtatctaattactgcccttcattttccaataattgtcctattaaaagaTGTCttgtacgacacacaacataCGACATGACATgaagtgaaggggggggggtgaacttACTCTTTCCGTATTCTCCCAAACCCACATAATGAAGAATTTAATAGCATTTTCCACTGTGATTTACTCAATCACATTTTGAATACTATATCAAATAAGTTTGATTTGTTTCTGAAGCTGCTTTTGCCAAAGTTGTCACCTGTATTgatgggttaaaaaaaaaaaattaagtcagATGATTTACTTTGAATGAGAATTAGGTGAAAACCTTATGGGAAAATgtgcaccccctcccccttggaaaatcttggatccgcTCCTGATTGTTAGAGTAATCGGCAGCCACAACATAGCTGGGTCAATccacgtcaaatcaaccaattttcagacaatttgtcacccgaccctcttcgattttctttaaactcgcaccaaatgttgccccaagtgtctgacggaaaaatctgaaatattttgccccaaggtcaaatggttgctaagatacggcctcccatagcaaccaatgcgcacacaacaaaattattttaaataaaattgcctatttttgattgactactgcagcaaagtttgattgattacagtcttcattttaagtaaattggaagaactttttggtctaaacatgcagagtatactgtagcgcggacctgtcaaccggatttcgcacacgaggtcaccgaaaatggcgttaagcatccgtgtcaatgatttcagaagcatgtttggaggctcataaatccaaaactaaattagcttagaaccaaatattatgcacattcaTGGACTTTCAGATgctcaacagaattacaaaaaattgacccaagagtaTGTGTCGTTttccctcaaagttggatttttttcaaaagatgccaagttcaaggtcacggatcacctcccgtcccatcgaggagggggaccaatttctgtgttttgatagacatttacccatattttcaagtgttacttgagaaattttgctaccggaatgttaaggggctgatttgcgcattccaaaatggtcgtaaacaccctaaaattgatgttaatgacacatacatgcttttcaacacttttcaaattgtgataactcaaagatgaagagcCCAAAGACATTGATctcttctgtgatgatagtctgtaattagtattaaaaggatatatcttcaaaaatagtttttattgttggtaatgaccttgaaaacacacctaaaattcaataaaaacagtaaattggctaattttccagaatcaaatggcattcaaatggtgtttacattgactttcaaatgggtgtcatttcaatacaaagggtgagcttaagccaaaacttggaggacatgttcaacttttggtctactttaagcaacaaaaaatatttgaactcaaaaccatatcatttgaccttgaaattattccaaatatagctattttttgcttcataagtagcatattcaaatcgcgcgtgtacattgtactttgcaacacatttcaaaatggattttctcatagagagaataacctgatcaggctgatatttgcagtatacGTAGTCTGTAATgggttcttggaggatctactgattaagtacctattctctcatgacaatgaccttgaaaatacagctgaaaatcataaaaatcaataagtcatacaattttcattaataatcaagtgtttttatccacttttaattgtgtgttattccatctAAGATTGTGAGTtcatgctgataattgcaaatcatgttccaccattggtctactttaagcaacaaaaaatatttgaactcaaaaccatatcatttgaccttgaaattattccaaatatagctatttgttgcttcataagacagtagcatattcaaatcgcgcgtgtacattgtactttgcaacacatttcaaaatggattttctcatagagagaatacctgatcaggctgatatttgcagtatacGTAGTCTGTAATgggttcttggaggatctacagattaagtacctattctctcatgacaatgaccttgaaaatacagctgaaaatcataaaaatcaataaatcatacaattttcattaataatcaagtgtttttatccacttttaattgtgtgttattccatcttagattgtgagttcatgctgataattgcaaatcatgttccacttttggtctactttaagctacataaaatatttgaactcaaaaccatatcatttgaccttgaaattattccaaatatatatttgttgctttataagtagcatattcaaatcggGCGTGTACATTGTACtctgcaacacatttcaaaatggattttctcatagagagaatacctgatcaggctgatatttgcagtatacGTAGTCGgtaatgagttcttggaggatctatagattaagtacctattctctcatgacaatgaccttgaaaatacagctgataatcatgaaaat is a window of Lytechinus variegatus isolate NC3 chromosome 2, Lvar_3.0, whole genome shotgun sequence DNA encoding:
- the LOC121408741 gene encoding uncharacterized protein LOC121408741; this translates as MNDPFKGMLTTAEHTGRQYRYEHLAGVLSCKRARTDQTQEDRTTKRAKAVRKEAPPPGKKVQQSSAEKTASQVRKASAPHATIQRQTAISQRAPQARPQKQQKIAVVKKKATMLAT